Proteins encoded together in one Drosophila willistoni isolate 14030-0811.24 chromosome XR unlocalized genomic scaffold, UCI_dwil_1.1 Seg105, whole genome shotgun sequence window:
- the LOC6646054 gene encoding ubiquitin carboxyl-terminal hydrolase 5 yields the protein MEELRKHLSKVNVPCGSGTGTGMGTAPIYKDECVYSYDNPETPTGLYVCLNSFLGFGEAYVRQYATKTGNCVFLHIKREKTLKEREAQDQETDTEAAGPERKITRLAIGVEGGYNETDMAKKYEIKDTYSIVVSPHLEKKLPYPDPELPMRVTQAVEAILAADSAIAKLEKATLTGTWDGEVRQTSKYAENLQQLDNGKKIPPSGWKCEKCDLTNNLWLNLTDGSILCGRKFFDGSGGNDHAVAHYNDTKYPLAVKLGTITADGKSDVFSYPEDDMVVDPHLEKHLSHFGINMAAMKKSEKSMVELELEINQRIGEWSALTESESELTPLAGPGYTGMRNLGNSCYINSVMQVLFVIPDFQKRFVGNGAECYFKEFPSDPANDFNIQMSKLGNGLQSGKYSSIVENTLDTEHATGISPAMFKNIVGKNHPDFSTKQQQDANDFYLHLLTLLDRNSRNQSNPADALKFLLEDRVECLASRKVKYKTREEYSFRLPIPLDKATNLNEVREYQEREQAARESGQRPSGDIVRHKVPLQACLERFFGSELIEQFFSTAINGKTNAKKSTRLATMPDFLMIHLSKFTLGDDWVPKKLDVSVDMPDDLDLSSWRSLGGLQSGEEPLPEPPAEQPKFTFDEAVMSELVNMGFPQEACKRACFHTKNSGLEAASNWLMEHIGDEDISDPFVVPNNSIGDSAANQFVANPESLAMLMSMGFDERQAVAALKATDGNVERATDWIFSHADSIDEPQQQSAAVQTTDAPTSTTNATNYRDGSGKYKLVAFISHMGTSAQVGHYVCHIRKDGEWVIFNDTKVAKSQNPPKDLGYLYLYMREE from the exons atGGAAGAACTACGAAAGCATTTATCTAAGGTGAACGTTCCCTGCGGCTCGGGCACCGGCACCGGCATGGGCACTGCGCCCATATACAAAGACGAGTGCGTCTACTCATATGATAATCCGGAGACCCCGACAGGTCTGTATGTATGCCTAAACAGTTTCCTTGGCTTTGGTGAGGCATATGTTAGGCAGTATGCCACTAAGACGGGAAATTGTGTGTTCCTGCATATCAAGCGAGAGAAAACTTTGAAGGAGAGAGAGGCCCAGGATCAAGAGACTGATACAGAGGCCGCTGGTCCGGAGCGTAAAATTACTCGTCTGGCCATTGGAGTAGAAGGTGGCTACAATGAGACTGATATGGCCAAAAAGTATGAGATCAAGGACACCTACAGCATCGTAGTGTCCCCCCATTTGGAGAAAAAGTTaccctatccagatccagagcTGCCAATGCGCGTCACTCAGGCAGTGGAGGCAATTTTGGCAGCCGATTCGGCAATTGCAAAATTGGAGAAGGCCACTTTAACTG GTACTTGGGATGGAGAAGTACGCCAGACATCCAAATACGCCGAGAATCTCCAGCAGCTGGACAACGGCAAGAAAATACCACCATCGGGCTGGAAATGCGAGAAATGTGATTTGACCAACAATTTATGGTTAAATCTTACGGATGGTTCAATACTCTGCGGCCGCAAGTTCTTTGATGGCAGCGGTGGCAATGATCATGCGGTTGCTCACTATAATGATACCAAATATCCATTGGCGGTAAAATTGGGAACTATTACGGCGGATGGCAAGTCGGATGTATTTTCCTATCCAGAAGATGATATGGTCGTTGATCCACATTTGGAAAAGCATCTCTCCCATTTTGGTATTAACATGGCAGCCATGAAAAAGAGCGAGAAATCGATGGTGGAATTGGAACTCGAGATCAACCAGCGTATCGGCGAATGGTCCGCTTTGACAGAGAGCGAAAGCGAACTGACACCCCTAGCAGGGCCTGGCTATACAGGAATGCGTAATTTGGGTAATTCCTGTTATATTAATAGCGTGATGCAAGTGCTTTTCGTCATACCAGATTTCCAGAAGCGTTTTGTGGGCAACGGTGCTGAGTGTTACTTCAAAGAGTTTCCTAGTGATCCGGccaatgattttaatattCAAATGTCGAAGCTGGGAAATGGATTACAATCGGGCAAGTATAGCAGCATTGTAGAGAACACTTTGGATACGGAGCATGCTACCGGAATATCGCCTGCCATGTTCAAGAATATTGTGGGCAAGAATCATCCGGATTTTAGTACGAAGCAACAACAGGATGCCAATGacttttatttgcatttgcttACCCTATTGGATCGCAATTCGCGCAATCAGTCCAATCCGGCCGATGCTTTAAAGTTTTTGCTTGAGGATCGAGTTGAATGTCTGGCCAGTCGTAAGGTCAAATATAAGACGCGTGAGGAATATAGTTTCCGATTGCCCATCCCTTTGGATAAGGCCACCAATCTGAACGAGGTGCGCGAATACCAGGAACGGGAGCAGGCCGCCCGTGAAAGCGGCCAGCGTCCTTCAGGAGATATTGTGCGTCACAAGGTGCCGTTGCAGGCTTGTCTGGAGCGCTTTTTCGGCTCTGAATTAATCGAGCAATTCTTTTCGACAGCCATTAATGGCAAAACTAATGCCAAGAAGTCCACCCGTTTGGCCACTATGCCCGATTTCCTGATGATACATTTAAGTAAGTTTACCTTGGGCGACGATTGGGTGCCCAAGAAGCTAGATGTCTCAGTTGATATGCCCGATGATCTGGATCTATCGTCGTGGCGCTCTCTGGGCGGCCTACAGAGCGGCGAGGAGCCATTGCCAGAGCCACCGGCCGAGCAGCCGAAATTCACCTTTGACGAGGCTGTCATGTCAGAGTTAGTCAATATGGGTTTCCCACAGGAGGCTTGTAAGCGGGCCTGCTTCCACACCAAAAACAGCGGTCTTGAAGCCGCCTCCAATTGGCTAATGGAGCACATTGGCGACGAGGATATCTCTGATCCGTTTGTGGTGCCCAATAACAGTATTGGCGATAGTGCGGCCAATCAATTTGTGGCCAATCCCGAAAGTCTGGCCATGTTGATGAGCATGGGATTCGATGAGCGTCAGGCTGTTGCTGCCCTCAAAGCCACTGATGGCAACGTTGAACGAGCCACCGACTGGATTTTCTCGCACGCCGACAGCATTGATGAGCCGCAACAACAGTCTGCTGCTGTCCAGACCACAGATGCGCCAACTTCCACCACCAACGCCACCAACTATCGCGATGGCTCGGGCAAATATAAGCTGGTTGCATTCATCTCGCATATGGGCACATCGGCCCAGGTGGGACATTATGTCTGTCACATACGCAAGGATGGCGAATGGGTCATTTTCAATGACACCAAAGTGGCCAAGTCTCAGAATCCGCCCAAAGATTTGGGctatctgtatctttatatgCGTGAAGAGTAA
- the LOC6646055 gene encoding alpha-1,3/1,6-mannosyltransferase ALG2, whose translation MVRVLFLHPDLGIGGAERLVVDAALALKQRGHEVSFLTNHHDSTHCFKETADGSFPVQVVGDWLPRKLFGRFYAFCAYMRMLYAAFYASFFMPQREQVDVVFCDLISVCVPILRLARHRPRVLFYCHFPDQLLSSREGLLKRLYRAPINWLEERTIGLADKVLVNSKFTLRVFQDTFRHLRTTPDVLYPSIHTQYFDQMVQKLDQRCTVLDDTVHPRVPRNAFIYLDINRYERKKNHALALRSLRLLGDMLPALDFKRCRLIIAGGYDTRCLENVEHYAELEQLMTELKLQEHVVLLRSPTDEEKCRLLYSAHCLLYTPDNEHFGIVPLEGMYFTKPIVALNSGGPTETVVHNSTGFLCEQEPKSFGGAMYQLFRDEALRLKMGDLGHKRVQQKFSFDAFADRLNSIVHELRPKSSSKKLE comes from the coding sequence ATGGTTCGTGTTTTGTTTCTTCATCCTGATTTGGGTATCGGCGGTGCCGAACGTTTAGTGGTCGATGCCGCCTTGGCGCTCAAGCAGCGTGGTCACGAGGTTAGCTTTCTGACAAATCACCATGACAGCACCCATTGCTTCAAGGAGACAGCGGATGGCAGCTTTCCCGTGCAGGTTGTAGGCGATTGGTTGCCACGCAAGCTCTTTGGACGCTTCTATGCCTTCTGCGCGTATATGCGTATGCTGTACGCCGCCTTCTATGCCAGTTTCTTTATGCCGCAACGGGAGCAGGTTGATGTCGTCTTTTGTGATTTGATTTCAGTATGCGTTCCGATCTTGCGCTTGGCTCGTCATCGTCCACGTGTCCTTTTCTATTGTCACTTTCCTGATCAATTGCTAAGCTCAAGGGAGGGTCTGCTGAAGCGTTTGTATAGAGCACCCATCAATTGGCTGGAGGAACGTACCATTGGGCTAGCCGATAAGGTGTTGGTGAATTCCAAATTCACGCTACGCGTCTTCCAGGACACATTCCGACATCTCCGGACAACGCCGGATGTTCTCTATCCATCGATACATACACAGTATTTCGACCAGATGGTACAGAAACTGGACCAGCGCTGTACTGTGCTGGACGACACTGTGCATCCGCGGGTGCCGCGGAATGCTTTTATCTATCTGGACATCAATCGCTATGAGCGAAAGAAGAATCATGCGTTAGCCCTGCGTTCATTACGCCTGCTGGGAGACATGCTTCCTGCGCTAGATTTTAAGCGCTGCCGCCTGATTATAGCCGGTGGCTATGACACGCGCTGCCTGGAGAATGTGGAGCATTATGCAGAGCTTGAACAACTTATGACAGAGTTGAAGCTACAGGAGCACGTCGTGCTGCTGCGTTCCCCCACAGATGAGGAAAAGTGCCGGTTACTCTATTCAGCCCACTGTCTGCTATACACGCCCGATAATGAACATTTTGGCATCGTTCCATTGGAGGGCATGTATTTTACCAAGCCGATAGTGGCATTGAATAGTGGTGGACCCACAGAGACTGTCGTTCACAACTCCACTGGCTTCCTTTGCGAGCAAGAGCCCAAGAGCTTCGGCGGCGCCATGTATCAGCTGTTCCGTGATGAGGCGCTGCGTCTCAAAATGGGCGATTTGGGTCACAAGCGGGTGCAGCAAAAGTTTTCATTCGACGCCTTTGCGGACAGATTAAATAGTATTGTCCATGAGCTGAGACCCAAATCATCTTCGAAAAAACttgaataa